From Cucumis melo cultivar AY chromosome 3, USDA_Cmelo_AY_1.0, whole genome shotgun sequence:
TGTGAACTAGAGATTGATCTGTATAGACGTGTTATGATTGCTGTGAAATCGAAGGGCAGAATGGATGGTTCTGTCATTGGGGAGGCACTTAAAACTTATGCTGTTAGATGGTTACCAGACACCGTCAATGCTTTGGCCTCTGATGCTCATATTAAGAGGAACAGGTCCCTCATTGAAACAATCATTTGCTTGTTGCCATCTGACAGAAACATAGGTTGCTCATGCAGTTTCTTGCTCAAACTCATGAAGGTTGCCATTTTGGTTGGAGCTGATGATGCATTGAGGGAGGATTTGGTTAAGAGAATTGGGTTGAAGCTACACGAGGCTTCGGTCAAAGATTTATTGATTCTTGCACAATCTCCTCAAGTTACAAGATATGATGTTGAATTGGTTTATAGGATTGTGAATCAGTATTTTGTTCATCAAAAGTTTAACCGAAATACTGATGTTATCGAGAGGAGCGAGAAAGGGGCTGAAAATCTTTTACTGGGACATGGCTCCTCATTGAATGTAGCTAAATTGATTGACGAGTATCTCGCTGAAATTGCAGACGACCCAAATCTCTCACTTGCTAGTTTCATCGACTTGTCACAGTCGATTCCTGAATTTGCAAGGCCAATACATGATAGATTATATAAAGCAATTGACATTTATCTTAAGGTATGCATTGTAGAGTTTTCATGTCTATTTATTTTGTGGTATAAAGCAGTTAAAATGGTTTAGTTTGCACTGTAAACTATTTTGAGTACTGATGTTCTTTATTTAGTTTGCTTGGGAAAGTTTGGCCACTGGTTATATTTATTCTCACCCAAATGCTTGCTTGGGACGACAAATCGGACAGAACAATAGAGAGACAATGATGAGAGATATTGAACGAACTGTTTAGCCATGAAAGTTCTGATGAGTGAGCTTTGTTGTAGACGCCTGCTTATTTGAAATGTAATAATCTGCTTTAATTGTTTCCAGGTTCACCCAAGTTTGTCGAAAGTTGATAAGAGAAAGATATGTAGTCTGATTGATGTCAAGAAACTAACAACGGAGGCGTCGATGCACGCAGCGCAGAATGAACGACTCCCACTTAGAGTTGTAGTTCAAGTTCTCTTCTTCGAACAGGTTAGAGCCTCCGTTAGCGTCGAAGCACAAAACTCTCGAGACTCTTCAAGTGTAATGACAAGCATAGATGAAGAATGCCCGAAGGAGTTGGACAGCTGCAAGTCCCTCAAACACAATATGGGGCACATGAAGATAAGTGAAGACATTCAGAAAACGAAGAAGTTAGCTAAGAAGAGCAGCAAGAACAGTAGAAGTGGTATGCAACTGTTGCCGTCAAGGTCCAGGAGAATTTTTGATAAGTTATGGATCATGGGTAAAGGGCACGGGGAGAGTCGGAGTCCCGAAACGTCGGGGAGTTCTCAGAGTCCAACTTCAGTGGTTCCAGGAGATATGAAATCTTCTGGTTCATACACAAGACAGAGGAGGCACTCAATATCCTAGATTATGGATAAAGCTGTAGCAGCCAAAGTGTAGAAAGTGGTAGGATGTTATATTGTAATGATTTTCGAAACAATTTCTTTcctgagaaagaaagaaagaaaagaaaaaaaagaaagaggaagacaAGATGTTTAAATGCGATCTGTAGAAACTGTTAGATCATTGTACTTGCGcttaatataaaaaatctatCTTCATTCAAACGTGATTTCGACTATATTCACTTGTCCAGTTTCTACTCATGGGATTCCAGAAGCTGATGTAAGATCGACTGGTAGCATAAAATTAATGTGAAACAGCTTCTGCTTCACTTCCATGGCCGGAAAGAATCAAGAATGACAACAAAGCAAAGGAACAATTGACAAGTAAAATTTATAAAGCTCCTGATATTTTCTACTTCTGAAATTCTAAATTCATCTGTTCAAAATTATTAAACAACATCCAAATCATATATAATGAAAAACACACAAAAAATTATAAAGGAATGAATATTCTCAACTATGACTAAGGAGTAGATAAGTTGACTCGTGAGACGAGAAAGTTAGTTCTTTGGGCCGATATCCTTCAAGCCACAAATTTGTTCTTCTCCCATGGCTGACATGACACTCACAACAAGGTCCTTTCCTTCTGCAAATCCATCTTTAATCTGAAATCGGCGCATGAAGTGTGAAAAGCTAGTTATTGCTAAATGAATAGAGCCGGGCGAGAAAACTAGTTCTGTGCTCCCATGTGTATTGTGTACGTAGGAGAATCAGTATGTGCAGAGCCTTACCTGAGCAAGTAAACTTTCATCAGTAGGAAGCCTCAAATCATCCTTTGTGCTTCCATTGTCAGTCAAGAGACTCACCTAGAATAAACCACACTTCTGTTGGTCAATCAGTTCATCGAAATAAATCCAACACAAAGTCGTAAACTACAATATTAAAGCTTCAGACTTGCCGAAGACAGTGGGGAAAGCAACAACGTATTGAAAACCAATTAACAACAGAAATCATTCATGTTTATTTGTTCAACGAGTCcctcaattatttatttatagccttcgattctttaatttatattttctttttaactatTTGATTCTAAACCTAAATGCAGACACCATCCATGATGTGACTAGCGTCAAGGACTCAAGATCAAACTACTTCTCAGTTAGATATGAACTTATCATATTCTTGTACAGACAAATCTCTAGTATGTAAGAAATAGATCTATTCAGTATTAAGTTAAAGAAATATGATGCCCCAAGTTGGAATAAATACAAGAGTATGCGATGAAATATCCATTGTTAACCTAAATTTGACGactcaaataaaaaataatgagAAAGAAACTCACAAATCCATCTTCAGATATGTCAATAAGCTGATAATCGGTACGAGTAACCTCAGGAACCTACAAGAGGGAGTGGGGAGAATGTGAGACACAGAGTGGCTACGCAAACGCAAACCTGATATAAAAGCGCACATACCCAAAGGAAAAGGAGGAAAACTGCTAGCAGTTCAAAAAAAGATAAGCAAACAAGACCAATGGGATACTCACATCACAGTTGTGGGATGATGGAACAATATCTTCAAGTTTTTTGGCAGTGAAGATATCGATTGCAACAAAGTGACATTTAGCATGCCCATGCTTTCCAGTCTTGGATGTTGAAACCTCAACTACCTACATTAACATAATATcattaaaatattacaaaaacatcTCAAGATTAGAGTGTTCATATAGAGTGCAGTTCTAAACTCAGTGACAACTATTCAAGTATTTCTAACGATGacaataataacaaaaacaaaaaccctGTTGTTAAAGATTAAGAATCAATTTATGTGTGATATTCAAAACCAAATCAGGATAGCTTGTAAATTTGGAGTCAGTATAACTCAGAATGCAACAAACTAAATAATGTGtagtttcaaaataaataaatagacaaataaataaataactaataATGCGTTGAACAATGTGATATAAGACAAAAACCCAACAAAATAGTAatgaaacatatttaaattcctAAAGAAAACTGAAAAGTCATGAAAAGAAAACAAGCCAGGAACAGTGGTTACATCACATTTTAACGTATAAGATCTAAAAAGTTAAGCAATTAAGGATTCTgagaaacaagaaaaaaaaaaaaaaacagaggaGATCAATTGGTTGGATGaaataaaaagagagaagatTGATAATGTGTTTTCACCTTGCAGGGACGGCCCTTGATGACAATGTAGCCATTCTTGCGGATGGTTCCGGCCTGTTGAGGGAAGGTCTTGGAGGCTCCGGCGTCGGCCTTGGACTCAAAATGATGCTCTTCGTCCGACATTGAAGATTTTGAGCacaataaagaagaagaagaagaagaagagaaataattaaatcaaataaagaAATTAGAATGAGATTAGATTAGATTATATTAGGAATTATATAATTGGTGGTTTGGTTGTATTTTCCCACGCAACAAATTCTACCCTTTttcttatcaataatattctgTTTTCAttctcttattttttatttcaaaaatatattctctcatttccaaaaaagattttgttaaattagtccattattttttaagagctgattgatttttttttttttttttaaaaataaaaccttTTTAGATGGATTAGATTTCTTTTTGTTGGTATTCTCAAATTATAATTTTCTAAATTATCTTCgaaattttaaaactattttgcTTACTAAAAATTAAGGATGCaaaagtttttttcttcttaaataaCTTGAAATCATGTTAAAATTTCCAAGTATGACTATAAAAGGAAATTATATGTTAAAAAATCATTATCCAAAAagattcaaattaattaaaaaaatatcttaGATATGACTGACAATTGAATAAGATAAGAAATTAAGAATAACATGCGATGATGTTTTCATCTTATATATATCTTCATCGACGTTAGTAGAAAAATATATACAGTATCAGcatatcaatttaaacattttcgtttgttaataaataaataaataaaaaaaaaaaatatatatatattttaactaTGTATTCTGATGGATAGAGAATAAAATTTGAAGCTTCAATTATTAGGGAATCAGTACACATATCAATTAATTGCTATAGTTAGTTGAGTGATGATTAGGTTAATACACACATCATTTAGAAGTAAAAAATCCCAAGTCTCTTCATTGAGTTTCGAATTTGAAAagttttcttatattttttgaTCTGCATGTCTGGAAAGAGTGAGATCAAGATTGAGAGACATTGGTAGAGCAACACGGTTGCTCTCCACCGGAAGCGGTGGTGACGAAGACCCTCGTTGAGAGGCTGAAAGTGGAGGAGGAGAGGCATTTTCGTGGTTGTGGTTGTGGTTGTGGTGGCCATCATATGTGACTATCACCATTGATTTattttccaagcttctttgTACCTAAATTTCAACACCATTTCACATTTTAATTGTACAACAACAATGTTAGAAATAATATTAAACATTCATTTCAATTCCATTGATCtgtataaaattaaaataggaGAAATCATTCAATGTAATCCCCAAAATACTGAATTCTGATCATCATCTTGTTagttttctttctatttttcaaaTGTGATTTTATCATCAGCACATCTTGTTAGTTTTCTTGAACTTAGACTTGTACaaattaaacattttaattCTCTGTTTTCCACATTTACAATGGTATGtttcttaaagaaaatttttttggattagAAGTTACAATTACATTTTACCGTATTGACACAATTCTCTTCTAACTTTCTTTTTGAGCAAAAGAAAGAGAGGCATGAAAGCCATCTCATAACCTAGTATATATAACTTCGATACTAAATAAAAAGGAACGTTGTAATATACATTTAGTATAAAAATATAGTATCTACATGGTCGGTGTTTAGCATCGACAAAaaatgatagacattgatagaagtctatctattagtgtttatcattgataaaacATTACgttagtttattatattttataaataatttcagtAATTTTGACATTTACAATAATTCAAAGCGGAAgcaaccaaatatatatatatatatataattcaaagCGGAAGCaaccaaaaatatatatatatatatatataaattaagttAGGAATTGATTGAAAAATATTGAGAGGAAATAATGTTATTGAATAAATGACCTTTTTTTTGACGGGGCATCCTGGAGAAGAACACTTGAAATAAGCACGAGGAGATTGATTATCCTTTGTAATCTTTTGCCCATATTTCCTCCATTTATATCCATCCTTCACCATCTTTACAATTCCACCCAGAGAAACACATGGCATCCAAATTtttcattagaaaaaaaaaaaaaaaagagggggatcgcagaattattattataaagttTCCATACCAAAGCTTGGTCTTTGAAGCTAGTTGTAGCATATGCTTGGGTGGTGGACGAAGTTTCGAGAGTGGGTGGACTAACTCTGAGATCGGCTCTCTCTGATCTGGAACCCTCGTCATTCTGATCATGATCTCTTGAACAAACATCCACTTGAGATACCAAATTCTTGATGCTCACAACTTTGAGCATAAACTTTAAAACTTCATTCTCTTTCCTCAACTTTTCTAGCTCTGTTTGGAGACATTCCACCTGTGAAATACATATAGTGTTATAttccaaaatgttttattaattaattcatgtaattaatattattattttcatgaTTTTGTGTAAGAAGAAACTTGCCTTTGAATCCATATGAAAGCTTCtatggagagagagagagaataagGAAATGAAGGTTTGGGTTATAATGGGACGTTATATGATATGTTCATTAATTGAATATCATTATTAACTAAGATGGGAAAAAAATGGGGAAAAAATGAATTAAGAATATATttgtataaattttaattaataaagttgAAAATGGGGCATGTGGcaagaaattcaaagaaaataaatagAGGTGGATGTCATGGATTTAAAATTTCTCTTATTTGTATTAAATGCGTTTTTGGGATGACCATGAAAATTAGTTTTTGTGGAAAAAGCAAACCCTAATTCTAAAACTTTTGGAAAAGACTTTCTAAAACCTAAAAACGTAGAAAGAATGGAGTTGTGGTGTGTTTTCctttctgttttctttttttttttcttttcttgatgTGTATGTAGAAGTGAAATTACCAATGAGTCCTTGGATTTCCTAAAGTTTTACCCTTCCGATGTATTCAAAATCACTTCAAAAACACACACATATTTAAGTACTAAAAATAATGCAATGTTTGATCTAATCACGTAGTAAAGTACAATTTTCATGCTATCAAAATTGATTATCAACGACTAAAAACATTACTCAAATGActataaaaatgataaaagtaATTCTAAATACGTAAGAAATGACTCTCATTTTTATAAGAGTGAATATGGGCCTAGGCTTGCTTGGGTTGGGCCTAACCCTTATGCCCAAATTATTTGAGCCCGGTCCAATTAGTTGTTTTGTTTCTCCACCGGTGAATTTGAATTAACTTTGATAATGGCATAATGACGTCATTAAAGGGTTAGATGAGTGACATTTTTTGATTTTTCAATCTTAtgactttttaattttatttataaatttattaatacaACCTATGGTTTGATTCTGTACCTCACATAtggataaaagaaaataaaataaaataaatgaccAAAGTATTCTACTTATTTCAATCAAGACGAGGTTTGCTAATTTTCTTTCATCTGTTTGAAATTTTAGACCATTTTTGCTAAAATTCTTTAGAGGACTTTGTAAACATTTAGTTTTCATTCGGGAAAAAAATTCTCTCTGTCTATTTTGAAAACTATATAAATTGGCTTCAAATGTTCCacatttttgttcttttatataataacatgactgttttttttttcttttaaaaaatttccctttttaaataaaagaaataaaaaaaatgatatagaACATCAatctcaaaaagaaaataatatgaTTCTAGGTGTCTTAGACCTCATCAACTAATGCTATGATTAAATTAGCACAAATACTAATTAATATATCAATTAGAAGAAATAATCAAGATTAGGGTTTTCCCAACCTTATGAAATAAAAGCAAATCTAAAATATCCCAAAGTAAGGAGACCATTGGGGTTTTAGGTAATTCACCTACTAGCTATGATCCTTAGAAGTTAGAACATAGAAAAACACATTTGGATTATTCATTCTATCCCTCTCTTGAGcttgttctctctctctctcgttcGTGTTCAACTTAATCCAATACAATTATACTTTGACACGCTAGGATTCTCTCTTTCCTCACACTATGCACAATTCATATTTCCCCCTTATCCGTGCTTGCACCCATACCTCATTCACGCTCATGATCCCCCCTACTAGCTCCTCCTCTCGAACACGCTTTGTTGCTATGAACCTTAATATGGTGCGAGGTGCAATATAGATAATTCCGACACTCAACCCCTTAATATAATATTGGTGCAAGGGTCatctttcattattttaaaaaaagaaaaatgggagAAAATGACATTTAACcctataatattattatatacaaGAAACCGAAGAAACTAAACCTCTCTAGTTAATGATAGACGGCCAACGAAAATAGTTTCAATATGAATGACTAATTAAAAGATGTCAATTCAATCAAGATTATTAAGAAAAAGTAGTTGCTATTTTGTTAAAAGATTATTCctctaaaaactaaaaaaatagaaGACATTTCAATGGAAAAGGGTTTAGATTTTTCCCCATGAAACGACAAGATAATGGTGAGAAAGAAATTTGATGTAAAATGGTTTGATTATTCGACAAAATAAGTGAAGTTGTTATTATCAAACAAATCCCATTGACTCCAGCTTTGACAAATAAATGGGAGTCATTATCAGTCAACATCAAATTATAAATAtcaaaacaataatttttttttctcatcttCCAAATGTATGGGGCTACATATAGGTAGCATAATGTGAAACAATAGACAATTATCATCGAATTTCCAACCATCTTTAGAAGATAAAAGTTGATAAAATTAGTATATGAATGTAAGTAATTTGATACGTTTGGAAGAAAAATTAAAGGAGGAAAAGACTGGAAGGCTGGGGtaatgagaaaaaagaaaagatcaaAGTCATGGTAGATTAAAAGTCAGAGTCAATCTTCGTACCATTTGATGTGTACTTTTTAACATTAGAATACAACATATCCAAAAACTAGAGTACCCCATGCACCAATCAAATTCATTTATGCTATCTTTCTGAAAATTAATGTTTTCGATTAAATTACCTAAAATGCCctgcctttgttttttttttttttttttttaatttcttcttaCAAAATCAAAGATATACATGAAATTGTTCTATCTACTTctggtttttcttttcttttttctttctactGATTTAAGTTTAAGGTTtgttaatatataaatatatatttgtaataaataaaagttGGTTAACCATTAATTACCTTATTGTTCTATGTTAAGATATTGGAAACATGCATATGTCACTAAGATATACGTAGACTAAACTTCAAAATTCAATTCAttcatcaataaaattaataaaataataacaataatttaatgAGAAATAAGCAGTTTCTTAAGTTTTTTCAAAGGATCTAATTGTgatcaaatttaatttaaaagattgaGGACTAAAGTGAAAATTATCTCGAAGATTAGGGACTATGTGGTatatttagtttcttttttaatatttattgaaatCACAAATTACATACAAGAATGAAAACAATTAGGATTATAAAAATcgtaaaaataaaaagagagagacagagagagaagaaaacaattcaaattagcaaagatattttattgatatacGTGGGAGAAACATATAAAGATTACTATAACAAATGGGAGAAAACAAGTGGATGATGGAGAGAGTTTAGGGAGAAAACTCATATGCAATGAAAGAAACTTGGAAGAGAATAAATATGTATGAAAATAGAGGTTAGCGAAAGAAATTTTAGGTATATAGAAAGTGATCGGCAAGAGAAAGTGTCAATGAAAAGATAGACAAATAAGAAAAATTGTACATACATAAAGAAGCtagtaagaaaataaagtaGAGTAGAAATAACTTGATGGAAGCAACATGCatataataatgataattaaAGAATAGAACAAAATCATTGGATTCCATATCAAAATCAATTGGCAAACAGAAGagtataatatatttattaaggACGTGAGTTCCTTTGGATTTTTTACCAATGTGTGGGATTTTGACCAACATCTCAACAGGCACCTATTAAGATGGTGTCTGTTTAGGTCATCAATCTTGATTGGACTTCAATTTCATTTTACATGATCAaatacacatttatatatgttttatgGGTTATGAtactatatttgaaagtataggATTATATCTCAAAACTAATTGACAATAGGTTTAAATGGTAGCGATCGAAACTTCGACTTAGGCTACCAAACTATTGGACTGATCCATAATATTATTGTAACAATCAACTCAGGAGCtcaagaatttaaaaaaaaagaaggaaaaaaagaagttgGGTACATGAGAGTTGAAAAGGTTTTGGACTTTATTCAAGAAAAGTTCCTTTCTATTTGGAGTTTGCGATGAAAAAGAATGGTAACGCGCTACACATGTTTTACTTACAAAGATTCCTTCAATGGATTGTTTTCACACACCAACTTTTGAATTAAATTTTGGATtcatttaattagttttaattgaaattttcaaacttttcttACTTCAATTATATATGTTAAAAGGGGAGAGATTCGGACTCTAACGCTCTTTTATTTTTTGATCTTGGTTGGGCTTGTTCATATTGACGGAAAAAGAATCTACTTGTATATAGTTACAAGATATATCGTTTCACACGCACTTTTAAATGAATTTGGATTTATTTAGTTTGAAATTGGAATTTTCTTGTATGCTCACTTTTTGCTTGCTTATTAATtcatggaaaaaaaagaaaagaaaagaagatttgCTTAAGAAAAATTGTTTTTACCCTTAGTtattagggtaattataatatgcagtaatttttagaataattattaagtatatagcaatattttaaaaaaattgcaaatatagcaaagtctatacTTCTATCTCGtcgatagactcttatggtttatcagtgatagactaacatttgctacatggtttatcagtgataaacttctatcattgatagattttgatatatttgcaattttttttaaaatattgctatatacttaattattttgaatataattgctacatttaaGACTATCCATAACTATTAATTGTATTTTCGATTagtttattgtttttgttataaaaaaaatagttggttttatttgaaaaaaagcgaaattattttaaatttaaaactttgtTATAATTGGGTCCGCTatatttatgttatattttataaaatttttagtttattttgatatatttgaaaataacttaaaaaattaaaaaccatTTGGAAATCAACTCAAACTCgagattttaaaattaaaataaaagaaacaaaatttataaaggAGAATTGCCAAAAATggtaaatttgataaaatatttacaaaatatagcaaaatttcaaattttatcaatgatagacattaaTAGTCACCGATATGTTTTTATTCAATCATATTGATAGACAACAAAAAAATGTCTACCAATATGcatcattaataaaatttaaaatatttttatatatcgtaaatattttaatttattttactatatttaaaaatattccaTATATAAATTCAAAAAGATACAAAGATGGTTAGAATATGAATTGTTAGAATATGGTTTGATTCTGAATCCCTCCACACGTATTATTATTAGTGTAGTTCATATATAAATATGATTTGGAAACTTAAGAAAGGACATTGTCAAAAAGAGTTATTATGAAGAGACATTATTTGATATTACATATTAGGTCAAATTGCACCATAAAAATCATATTTGGAGAAGATTTCGAGAAAGTGGATGATTTCTTCAACAAGAAGTCTTTAGGAACTTTCTTTACAAAGACAACAATTGTAATAACAACAAACAACAATAATGAAGATAAATTTGAAGACTGTTCTCAATATTACCCAATTATTTCGTGGtgattaagaaaaataaaaaaaaaagaaatataaatatgaatataaagACCAAGACTTTCTTATTTATttcagtataaatattttaaattatattttaaactgTGAACACACAAATGTTTCTATTTGGAATCAAAATGATTAATTTTGGTTATTATAATTATTGTCAACTTTTCCGGCGCAGAGTGGGTCTCCATCCTTACGCGGCGGTGACTGTCCGACGCCGGTCGATGGGAATTTATTATTAGTACAACTGTTCCCACTGGTCACTGACCAAGTTAAGCTTCTCTCTAATTTTGGGCTATTGAAATTATTTGTCTGTCAACTTTTCAATGAAATGAAAAGCCTTTTCCGATTACCTTTTCAATCCCAATTTTCTTACCTCTTTGCCTTTTCCACTTCATCTTGGGACAGTTCTAtgttactttttctttttctattcacTTGTTAATTAAAAATGTTGGAAATGCTCTCCAACTTCTGTAATGGAAGACATAGAAAGAACGAGAAACAAtccaaagaaaaacaaaattttcaatatgTGTAAAATAATATTTGTCATATACAAAGAAATAATTCTAACTATCGATGATTTGAAGCTAAAGTCATAGATTAGTTACAAATATAGGAAAATAATGTAAATCAATTTGAGAAAGCAAAACTTAAACATAGTACTTGAAATCTACTAAAGACAAAGTAAAAGACAAAGTAAATACCTAATAGAGTCTAAAATTAGTGATAACATATTTTAAGAGTTAATAAAGTTTTATCATCaatgaattttattatatttacaattttttaaatatatatgttagctcgatctaaaagtattatcaattataatttttttttatatatatagtgCTTGAAGAATCGTTCTTCACTTCCTTGAACTTGTTCAACGTGagataactattttttttttaacttagaAAAACAATAGataaagaaattataaacaCTATCCAGGTTATATTTACCTAAATCAAAAGAGGAAGCCAACTAGAAATAATATTCCACCAACAACAAGATTCAACCCCATTGATCACACTGTCCAACAAAACTGTACCTCATACTCTTCTAATAACTTCccaaaaactaacaaaaacGAGCATTAATTGTTCGATGAAAGTTGGGCTCTCATTGTTGTTCCCCATACGTCATATGGAAAAATGAAGGAAATTTAACAAACTCCAACTAACTAAAATCATTTATACTATAGTTTCACAAtcgaaaagaaaagaaaaatatattattattaaatgatACATGAAGAAAAATGCGACCACAAAATACATCCACTAAATAAAAACTATACCAAGAGGATGCTGAATTAATGATACAAAATGgaagaataatataatttgaTGACGATCATCTCCAAATTTCATTGTCCACCATGTTTCCGGTAATGGCAGTGGCAAGAGCTCTAGTGAAATTAGGGTCTCTGGTCAAAAGAGTGGCCATTTGTTGAACAAGAAGCTTTTGtgttgaagaagaagagttAGATGATGAAGGTGATGGTATTTGAGGTTGAGATTTAGTTAAGTAATCAAGAGAAATAGAAGGTattaatgatgatgatgatggagATTTGATAGAAGAAGAAGGTGATGACGAAACATTATTAGAAGAATCAAGCTTTGTATTTGAACCTAAATTAATTGGTCCAACTAGTTGATACTCAATTCCTGAATTGGGTTTTGGATGATTGTGCTGTCCTTCATATGTTGCTACTAAATAACATGGATCTTCAACACTTCTTTGTACCTATAATTATTAACACAAACTATAATTAAGCACGCTATGAAccatttaattttatgttttcgATTACCACATATGAGttcttttttgtgttttgtttattttttctttaaatatgaCGGATGGGTGGAGAAATCAAACTCTAAAGGTGGTGAGGTTAATAGTAGATGTTTACTTCAATTAAGATCACTTAAATCACATGATTTAAAGCCATTTAATTTCTTGAACATTTT
This genomic window contains:
- the LOC103488349 gene encoding BTB/POZ domain-containing protein NPY1 isoform X1 — translated: MKFMKLGSKPDAFLADGKTTRYVSSELPTDVTIFVGEVKFLVHKFPLLSKSNCLQKLVSKANEENSEEIHLIDFPGGPKAFEICAKFCYGMTVTLNAYNVVAARCAAEFLEMTEDIERGNLVFKIEVFLNSSIFRSWKDSIIVLQTAKSLLPWSEDLKIVGRCIDSIASKTSVDPANITWSYTYNRKLAEVDRIVEDGIKYQKKIDCVPNDWWVEDVCELEIDLYRRVMIAVKSKGRMDGSVIGEALKTYAVRWLPDTVNALASDAHIKRNRSLIETIICLLPSDRNIGCSCSFLLKLMKVAILVGADDALREDLVKRIGLKLHEASVKDLLILAQSPQVTRYDVELVYRIVNQYFVHQKFNRNTDVIERSEKGAENLLLGHGSSLNVAKLIDEYLAEIADDPNLSLASFIDLSQSIPEFARPIHDRLYKAIDIYLKVHPSLSKVDKRKICSLIDVKKLTTEASMHAAQNERLPLRVVVQVLFFEQVRASVSVEAQNSRDSSSVMTSIDEECPKELDSCKSLKHNMGHMKISEDIQKTKKLAKKSSKNSRSGMQLLPSRSRRIFDKLWIMGKGHGESRSPETSGSSQSPTSVVPGDMKSSGSYTRQRRHSIS
- the LOC103488349 gene encoding BTB/POZ domain-containing protein NPY1 isoform X2; its protein translation is MEVTGIHFHDIRYVSSELPTDVTIFVGEVKFLVHKFPLLSKSNCLQKLVSKANEENSEEIHLIDFPGGPKAFEICAKFCYGMTVTLNAYNVVAARCAAEFLEMTEDIERGNLVFKIEVFLNSSIFRSWKDSIIVLQTAKSLLPWSEDLKIVGRCIDSIASKTSVDPANITWSYTYNRKLAEVDRIVEDGIKYQKKIDCVPNDWWVEDVCELEIDLYRRVMIAVKSKGRMDGSVIGEALKTYAVRWLPDTVNALASDAHIKRNRSLIETIICLLPSDRNIGCSCSFLLKLMKVAILVGADDALREDLVKRIGLKLHEASVKDLLILAQSPQVTRYDVELVYRIVNQYFVHQKFNRNTDVIERSEKGAENLLLGHGSSLNVAKLIDEYLAEIADDPNLSLASFIDLSQSIPEFARPIHDRLYKAIDIYLKVHPSLSKVDKRKICSLIDVKKLTTEASMHAAQNERLPLRVVVQVLFFEQVRASVSVEAQNSRDSSSVMTSIDEECPKELDSCKSLKHNMGHMKISEDIQKTKKLAKKSSKNSRSGMQLLPSRSRRIFDKLWIMGKGHGESRSPETSGSSQSPTSVVPGDMKSSGSYTRQRRHSIS
- the LOC103488350 gene encoding eukaryotic translation initiation factor 5A-4-like isoform X2; translation: MSDEEHHFESKADAGASKTFPQQAGTIRKNGYIVIKGRPCKVVEVSTSKTGKHGHAKCHFVAIDIFTAKKLEDIVPSSHNCDVPEVTRTDYQLIDISEDGFVSLLTDNGSTKDDLRLPTDESLLAQIKDGFAEGKDLVVSVMSAMGEEQICGLKDIGPKN
- the LOC103488350 gene encoding probable WRKY transcription factor 60 isoform X1 yields the protein MDSKVECLQTELEKLRKENEVLKFMLKVVSIKNLVSQVDVCSRDHDQNDEGSRSERADLRVSPPTLETSSTTQAYATTSFKDQALMVKDGYKWRKYGQKITKDNQSPRAYFKCSSPGCPVKKKVQRSLENKSMVIVTYDGHHNHNHNHENASPPPLSASQRGSSSPPLPVESNRVALPMSLNLDLTLSRHADQKI